A single Brienomyrus brachyistius isolate T26 chromosome 11, BBRACH_0.4, whole genome shotgun sequence DNA region contains:
- the wt1b gene encoding WT1 transcription factor b isoform X1, giving the protein MGSDVRDLNALLPAVPALPGGNGSCTLPVSSAPQWAPVLDFHAGSPYSSLSSHSFIKQEPGWNTAEPHEDPHCGLSAFTVHFSGQFTGTGACRYGAFGAPPPGQPTASQPRMFANGAYLPNCMESQPPSRNQGYSTMPFDSAANYGHTPSHHASQFPNHSSQFPNHSFKHEDPIAQQTNMGEQQYPVPPPVYGCHNPSESCAGSQALLLRNPYNSDNLYQMASQLECVAWNPVNTLASSIKSHASGYESDPNTPMVYSCSTQYRIHTHGVFRGIQDVRRVPGITPSIVRSSETNEKRPFMCSYPGCNKRYFKLSHLQMHSRKHTGEKPYQCDFTDCGRRFSRSDQLKRHQRRHTGVKPFQCETCQRKFSRSDHLKTHTRTHTGKTSEKPFNCRWPNCQKKFARSDELVRHHNMHQRNLSKLQLAL; this is encoded by the exons ATGGGATCGGATGTGCGAGATCTCAATGCTCTGCTGCCAGCGGTGCCCGCCCTCCCGGGGGGTAACGGGAGCTGCACCCTACCCGTGAGCAGCGCCCCACAGTGGGCACCCGTCTTAGACTTTCATGCCGGGTCTCCCTACAGCTCACTCTCCTCCCACTCCTTCATCAAGCAGGAGCCAGGCTGGAACACGGCCGAGCCGCACGAGGACCCGCACTGCGGCCTCAGTGCCTTCACCGTGCACTTCTCTGGCCAGTTCACCGGGACAGGAGCCTGCCGGTACGGAGCGTTTGGTGCCCCTCCACCGGGACAGCCCACAGCCAGCCAGCCCAGGATGTTTGCCAATGGAGCGTACCTGCCCAACTGCATGGAGAGCCAACCGCCATCAAGGAACCAGG GTTACAGTACCATGCCGTTTGACAGTGCTGCCAACTACGGCCACACACCATCCCATCATGCCTCCCAGTTCCCCAACCACTCCTCCCAGTTCCCCAACCACTCTTTTAAACACGAGGACCCCATTGCACAGCAGACCAACATGG GTGAGCAGCAGTATCCTGTCCCACCCCCAGTCTACGGATGCCACAACCCATCGGAGAGCTGCGCCGGGAGCCAAGCGCTGCTCCTGAGGAATCCATACAACAG TGATAATTTATACCAAATGGCGTCGCAGCTGGAATGTGTGGCCTGGAACCCTGTCAACACCCTGGCATCCTCCATCAAGAG CCACGCCTCGGGATACGAGAGTGACCCCAACACGCCCATGGTGTACAGCTGCAGCACGCAGTACCGCATCCACACCCATGGTGTCTTCCGCGGCATCCAG GACGTGCGGCGGGTGCCCGGTATCACGCCTTCCATCGTGAGATCATCGGAGACTAATGAGAAGAGACCATTCATGTGTTCCTACCCTGGCTGCAACAAGAGATACTTCAAGCTGTCCCACCTGCAGATGCACAGCAGGAAACACACAG GTGAGAAGCCGTATCAGTGCGACTTCACCGACTGCGGCAGACGCTTCTCCCGATCCGACCAGCTGAAGAGGCACCAGCGGAGGCACACGG GAGTTAAACCCTTCCAGTGCGAGACGTGTCAGAGAAAGTTCTCGCGGTCTGACCACCTTAAGACCCACACCCGGACTCATACAGGTAAAACAA
- the wt1b gene encoding WT1 transcription factor b isoform X2, giving the protein MGSDVRDLNALLPAVPALPGGNGSCTLPVSSAPQWAPVLDFHAGSPYSSLSSHSFIKQEPGWNTAEPHEDPHCGLSAFTVHFSGQFTGTGACRYGAFGAPPPGQPTASQPRMFANGAYLPNCMESQPPSRNQGYSTMPFDSAANYGHTPSHHASQFPNHSSQFPNHSFKHEDPIAQQTNMGEQQYPVPPPVYGCHNPSESCAGSQALLLRNPYNSDNLYQMASQLECVAWNPVNTLASSIKSHASGYESDPNTPMVYSCSTQYRIHTHGVFRGIQDVRRVPGITPSIVRSSETNEKRPFMCSYPGCNKRYFKLSHLQMHSRKHTGEKPYQCDFTDCGRRFSRSDQLKRHQRRHTGVKPFQCETCQRKFSRSDHLKTHTRTHTGEKPFNCRWPNCQKKFARSDELVRHHNMHQRNLSKLQLAL; this is encoded by the exons ATGGGATCGGATGTGCGAGATCTCAATGCTCTGCTGCCAGCGGTGCCCGCCCTCCCGGGGGGTAACGGGAGCTGCACCCTACCCGTGAGCAGCGCCCCACAGTGGGCACCCGTCTTAGACTTTCATGCCGGGTCTCCCTACAGCTCACTCTCCTCCCACTCCTTCATCAAGCAGGAGCCAGGCTGGAACACGGCCGAGCCGCACGAGGACCCGCACTGCGGCCTCAGTGCCTTCACCGTGCACTTCTCTGGCCAGTTCACCGGGACAGGAGCCTGCCGGTACGGAGCGTTTGGTGCCCCTCCACCGGGACAGCCCACAGCCAGCCAGCCCAGGATGTTTGCCAATGGAGCGTACCTGCCCAACTGCATGGAGAGCCAACCGCCATCAAGGAACCAGG GTTACAGTACCATGCCGTTTGACAGTGCTGCCAACTACGGCCACACACCATCCCATCATGCCTCCCAGTTCCCCAACCACTCCTCCCAGTTCCCCAACCACTCTTTTAAACACGAGGACCCCATTGCACAGCAGACCAACATGG GTGAGCAGCAGTATCCTGTCCCACCCCCAGTCTACGGATGCCACAACCCATCGGAGAGCTGCGCCGGGAGCCAAGCGCTGCTCCTGAGGAATCCATACAACAG TGATAATTTATACCAAATGGCGTCGCAGCTGGAATGTGTGGCCTGGAACCCTGTCAACACCCTGGCATCCTCCATCAAGAG CCACGCCTCGGGATACGAGAGTGACCCCAACACGCCCATGGTGTACAGCTGCAGCACGCAGTACCGCATCCACACCCATGGTGTCTTCCGCGGCATCCAG GACGTGCGGCGGGTGCCCGGTATCACGCCTTCCATCGTGAGATCATCGGAGACTAATGAGAAGAGACCATTCATGTGTTCCTACCCTGGCTGCAACAAGAGATACTTCAAGCTGTCCCACCTGCAGATGCACAGCAGGAAACACACAG GTGAGAAGCCGTATCAGTGCGACTTCACCGACTGCGGCAGACGCTTCTCCCGATCCGACCAGCTGAAGAGGCACCAGCGGAGGCACACGG GAGTTAAACCCTTCCAGTGCGAGACGTGTCAGAGAAAGTTCTCGCGGTCTGACCACCTTAAGACCCACACCCGGACTCATACAG